The Podospora pseudocomata strain CBS 415.72m chromosome 3, whole genome shotgun sequence genome window below encodes:
- the LEU1 gene encoding 3-isopropylmalate dehydratase (EggNog:ENOG503NUV6; BUSCO:EOG09260SL3; COG:E): MPVAERTPQTLYDKVFQAHIVDEKLDGTILLYIDRHLVHEVTSPQAFEGLEKAGRKVRRPDCTLATTDHNVPTTSRKSLRDIASFIQEDDSRTQCVTLEENVKKFGVTYFGLSDKRQGIVHVIGPEQGFTLPGTTVVCGDSHTSTHGAFGALAFGIGTSEVEHVLATQTLITKRSKNMRILVDGELSPGVSSKDVVLHIIGKIGTAGGTGSVIEFAGSVIRSLSMEARMSICNMAIEGGARAGMVAPDEITFEYLKGRPLAPKCGSDEWNKAVAYWKSLQSDPDAKYDIDVHIDGKDIIPTVTWGTSPEDVVPITGSVPDPETFPTEAKKAAGRRMLEYMGLVAGTPMEDIVVDKVFIGSCTNSRIEDLRAAASVVKGKKIASNIKRALIVPGSGLVKEQAEAEGLDKIFTDAGFEWREAGCSMCLGMNPDILSPKERCASTSNRNFEGRQGAQGRTHLMSPVMAAAAAIVGKLADVRKLAEYKGSPHIEAAVAPETTSGKAHADERIETDDHEKEALTDQPEDSSPQVNTSVPKAGSTGLPKFTVLKGIAAPMEKANIDTDAIIPKQFLKTIKRTGLGKALFYEWRYLDANTENPDFVLNQEPYRQAKIIVCTGPNFGCGSSREHAPWALNDFGVKSVIAPSFADIFFNNSFKNGMLPIAIKNKDDLEKVHAEAAAGREIEIDLPNQLIKDQDGNTICSFEVEEFRKHCLVNGLDDIGLTMQLEDKISEFEKKMTLETPWLDGRAYLKRKGQGGKLAAKAVPVPKTNRGETKTEPLEW; encoded by the exons ATGCCGGTTGCCGAGCGAACACCACAAACCCTCTACGACAAGGTCTTCCAGGCCCACATTGTCGATGAGAAGCTCGATGGTACCATTCTTCTGTACATCGACCGCCATCTCGTGCACGAGGTCACCTCTCCA CAAGCTTTCGAGGGATTAGAAAAGGCCGGCCGCAAGGTCCGGAGACCAGACTGCACTCTGGCCACAACTGACCAC AAtgtccccaccacctcgagaAAATCTCTCAGAGACATTGCCAGCTTCATTCAGGAGGACGACTCTCGGACGCAATGCGTGACCCTCGAGGAGAATGTCAAGAAGTTTGGCGTCACATACTTTGGCCTGAGCGACAAGAGACAAGGTATCGTCCACGTTATTGGGCCCGAGCAGGGCTTCACTCTGCCTGGCACCACTGTTGTGTGCGGCGACAGTCACACGTCGACCCACGGCGCCTTTGGTGCCCTCGCCTTCGGTATCGGCACCAGTGAAGTCGAGCACGTCCTCGCCACACAGACCCTCATCACGAAGCGCAGCAAGAACATGAGGATATTGGTCGACGGAGAGCTGTCCCCCGGTGTCAGCTCCAAGGATGTGGTCCTGCACATCATCGGCAAGATTGGTACGGCTGGTGGCACCGGGTCCGTCATCGAGTTTGCCGGTTCCGTCATCCGCAGCCTGAGCATGGAGGCCCGCATGTCCATCTGCAACATGGCCATCGAGGGTGGTGCTAGAGCCGGCATGGTCGCTCCCGACGAGATCACTTTCGAGTACCTCAAGGGCCGCCCCCTGGCCCCCAAGTGTGGGTCTGACGAGTGGAACAAGGCGGTCGCCTACTGGAAGTCCCTGCAGTCCGACCCGGATGCCAAGTACGACATTGATGTTCATATCGACGGGAAGGACATCATCCCCACGGTGACCTGGGGCACCAGCCCTGAGGACGTCgtccccatcaccggcaGCGTTCCCGATCCCGAGACCTTCCccaccgaggccaagaaggccgcgGGCCGCCGCATGCTGGAGTACATGGGTCTCGTAGCAGGGACTCCCATGGAGGACATTGTGGTCGACAAGGTGTTCATCGGCTCCTGCACCAATTCCAGAATCGAGGATCTCCGCGCCGCTGCTTCGGtcgtcaagggcaagaagattgCCTCCAACATCAAGCGTGCCCTGATCGTGCCCGGCTCCGGTCTCGTCAAGGAGCAGGCCGAGGCTGAGGGTCTCGACAAGATCTTTACCGATGCCGGCTTTGAGTGGCGCGAGGCTGGCTGCAGCATGTGCCTGGGCATGAACCCTGACATTCTGTCGCCCAAGGAGAGATGCgcctccaccagcaaccGCAATTTCGAGGGCCGTCAGGGTGCTCAGGGCCGGACCCACCTCATGTCCCCCgtcatggctgctgctgccgccatcGTCGGCAAGCTCGCCGATGTTAGAAAGCTTGCCGAGTACAAGGGCAGCCCTCACATCGAGGCCGCTGTCGCGCCCGAGACTACCTCTGGCAAGGCTCATGCTGATGAGCGCATCGAGACGGATGACCATGAGAAGGAAGCTCTCACCGACCAGCCCGAAGATTCATCTCCTCAGGTCAACACCTCTGTCCCCAAGGCCGGCAGCACCGGTCTTCCCAAGTTCACCGTTCTCAAGGGCATCGCCGCCCcgatggagaaggccaaCATTGACACCGACgccatcatccccaagcaGTTCCTGAAGACCATCAAGCGCACCGGTCTTGGCAAGGCTCTCTTCTATGAATGGCGCTACCTTGATGCCAACACCGAGAACCCCGACTTTGTCCTCAACCAGGAGCCATACCGTCAGGCCAAGATCATTGTCTGCACCGGTCCCAACTTTGGCTGCGGCTCTTCCCGCGAGCACGCCCCTTGGGCTCTGAACGACTTTGGCGTCAAGAGCGTCATTGCTCCTTCCTTTGCCGACAttttcttcaacaactcgTTCAAGAACGGCATGctccccatcgccatcaagaacaaggacgaCCTCGAAAAGGTGCACGCCGAGGCGGCCGCCGGTCGCGAGATCGAGATtgacctccccaaccagctcatcaaggacCAGGATGGCAACACTATCTGCAGcttcgaggtggaggagtttaGAAAGCACTGCCTGGTCAACGGGCTCGACGACATTGGTCTTACCATGCAGCTCGAGGATAAGATCTccgagtttgagaagaagatgacgcTCGAGACCCCCTGGCTGGACGGCAGGGCGTacctgaagaggaaggggcaGGGTGGCAAGCTGGCTGCCAAGGCCGTGCCAGTCCCCAAGACGAATAGGGGTGAGACCAAGACTGAGCCGCTTgagtggtga
- a CDS encoding hypothetical protein (EggNog:ENOG503P9W4) has product MSAPSRQGRPQAPSPSPFRILDDRNNRQDVKPLPPRRSNGSPPPGSRRNITTSMSSFFNKLRPSKRPERGGTIRHKRNSSSSADGQKGSSIPVPAASSAPSGVTGPRDSDIIPASRWNMPIPIPRRTQSTRAALGKQPASSLPRLTINTSALKQDKPHPVEVDRRDWAPRGNATAKKSNIPTPQPTMSTGDTREIYLAKQELRQQRRTLKQSGDFLGVTSINPHTGVMDVITPTTSSEDATVSSPTDSHLAALAHTAQDAREAYVAAKTEAQIRKEHQKAERRKEAARTVLNQHGGNVVWRKEGEAWACVAEPGLSPIPQSQRSVMSPDTSDSEATTVHRTPVSAGSPRGPFLGKATAVTASQANHPALRAGDTSLPTVSTRHQHHHQTRNRVDGNAETAKLKSHTLPRPKSLGFSLPPTVSRRVASGHPETNKSGDGQSEEQPDRGSFRQRWLRYSLPGNKIPPRITSSKPLELENVKPADLWAARLLDDLSRLDESNQAHTTAMRLWGTSSTNNDREPRFAYTPITTTTGSERGQPPPLVDGRPCVEPVDEWRDGPRSPMTMIMEGSSPASLGSLTRTPSSVCSEVPAFPLGTQPNNSPSDGESETLTTVATSTVITELEVAVLPSARDLLPTPEEPKPETAFTSLATEEPGPETPEEKTAKPDGDGDGTEESEPREMRKTMRKEKHGEGGGTANTQSRSPSWPKSTSTLRPRPHHQSPAQEADEELDHAIARGAARAALTHLVHDPKTESQALPIKEPTSCDGTRTVPVPVSASAWFKGRTTMSDRHRRLPRGAEAKAKAAAEPEGDRQDDQGQDLAPLETTTLAGDRNTPTVTKGVRRFEGSLKVGDVCREVVSWMVVVLNLVVGLVEAHWGMVKPVFDGESELRRRFELAQSTWEDVWVGVGAVVFLFGVLCVGMWLVRGVLTVLGVVKAVGRGLSVVAGF; this is encoded by the coding sequence ATGTCTGCCCCCTCGCGACAGGGACGGCCCCAGGCACCGTCGCCCTCCCCATTTCGAATACTGGACGACCGGAATAATCGTCAAGATGTCAAGCCTCTGCCTCCTCGACGCTCGAACGGGTCCCCCCCACCTGGGAGCAGGAGAAACATCACCACGTCCATGTcaagcttcttcaacaaacTTCGTCCCAGTAAACGCCCTGAGAGAGGCGGAACTATTCGACACAAAAGAAActcttcgtcctcggcaGACGGACAAAAAGGCAGCAGTATACCTGTCCCGGCCGCAAGCAGTGCCCCGAGCGGCGTCACAGGTCCCCGTGACTCCGATATCATCCCGGCCAGTCGCTGGAACATGCCCATACCGATTCCTCGTCGGACGCAGAGCACGCGAGCCGCTTTGGGCAAGCAACCTGCTTCATCGCTGCCGAGGTTGACGATCAACACCTCTGCCCTAAAGCAGGACAAACCTCATCCTGTTGAGGTAGACCGGCGCGACTGGGCACCTCGCGGCAACGCCACGGCAAAGAAAAGCAATATCCCGACACCTCAGCCTACGATGTCTACAGGCGATACAAGGGAGATCTACCTCGCAAAGCAAGAGCTTCGCCAGCAACGACGGACTCTGAAGCAGAGCGGCGACTTCCTTGGGGTCACTAGCATCAACCCTCACACTGGCGTCATGGATGTCATCACTCCAACCACGAGCTCCGAAGACGCAACGGTGTCCTCTCCCACAGACTCCCATCTCGCAGCACTCGCCCACACAGCACAGGATGCGCGCGAGGCATATGTTGCTGCCAAAACTGAGGCTCAGATCAGAAAGGAGCACCAAAAGGCGGAGCGGAGAAAGGAGGCGGCCAGAACAGTGCTGAACCAGCATGGCGGAAATGTAGTCTGGCggaaagagggagaagccTGGGCTTGCGTGGCCGAGCCAGGCTTGAGCCCTATACCACAGTCACAGAGGAGTGTGATGTCCCCCGATACTTCGGACAGCGAGGCAACCACGGTCCATAGGACACCCGTCAGCGCCGGTTCACCTCGTGGTCCTTTTTTAGGGAAGGCGACGGCGGTGACGGCAAGTCAAGCAAACCATCCGGCCCTTCGAGCAGGAGACACCAGCCTGCCCACCGTCTCGAcccggcaccagcaccatcaccaaacacGCAACAGGGTGGACGGGAATGCAGAGACGGCAAAGCTGAAGTCTCACACGCTCCCGAGACCAAAGTCGCTTGGCTTCAGCCTTCCACCAACGGTCTCTCGTCGTGTAGCCTCGGGCCACCCAGAGACAAACAAGTCCGGCGACGGCCAGTCGGAGGAGCAACCAGATCGGGGCAGCTTCAGACAGCGTTGGCTCCGTTACAGTCTACCGGGGAACAAGATCCCCCCAAGGATCACCAGTAGCAAGCCCCTGGAGCTGGAAAACGTGAAGCCAGCGGATCTCTGGGCAGCCAGGCTGCTGGACGATCTGAGCCGCCTCGACGAGAGCAACCAGGCTCACACAACCGCCATGAGGCTCTGGGGAACGAGCAGCACGAACAACGACCGGGAACCCCGATTTGCCTacacacccatcaccaccactactgGCTCCGAACGCGGTCAGCCTCCCCCGCTCGTGGACGGCCGTCCTTGCGTCGAACCAGTCGACGAGTGGAGAGACGGGCCTCGGTCACCGATGACGATGATCATGGAAGGCTCGAGTCCCGCATCATTAGGGTCTCTGACCCGGACACCCAGCAGCGTCTGTTCAGAGGTACCGGCTTTCCCTCTCGGCACGCAACCGAACAACTCGCCGAGCGACGGAGAAAGCGAGACTCTCACGACAGTGGCTACGTCGACAGTCATTACAGAACTGGAGGTGGCGGTGCTACCAAGTGCTCGGGACTTGCTGCCAACACCAGAAGAGCCAAAACCAGAGACCGCTTTTACGTCGCTGGCGACAGAGGAGCCAGGACCAGAGACACCAGAAGAGAAGACGGCCAAGCcggacggcgacggcgacggcaCCGAGGAGTCGGAGCCCAGGGAGATGCGCAAGACGATGAGAAAGGAGAAACacggggaaggaggcggcaCCGCAAACACTCAGAGCCGAAGCCCATCCTGGCCAAAGTCCACCTCTACCctccgtcctcgtccacaCCATCAGTCACCAGCTCAGGAAGCagacgaggagctggatCACGCCATTGCACGGGGAGCAGCCAGAGCAGCGCTCACACATCTCGTTCACGACCCAAAGACGGAGTCACAGGCCTTACCGATAAAGGAGCCGACGTCTTGTGACGGGACACGGACGGTACCGGTTCCGGTGTCGGCGTCGGCATGGTTCAAAGGAAGAACAACGATGTCGGATCGGCATCGGCGACTTCCCCGTGGGGCGGAAGCGAAAGCCAAGGCCGCGGCGGAGCCGGAGGGGGATCGGCAGGAtgaccaaggccaagatctAGCCCCTTTGGAGACTACTACACTAGCGGGGGACAGGAACACGCCAACGGTCACCAAGGGGGTCAGGCGGTTCGAGGGGTCTTtgaaggttggtgatgtgtgcagagaggtggtgagctggatggttgtggtgctgAACTTGGTGGTTGGACTGGTGGAAGCACACTGGGGGATGGTCAAGCCGGTTTTTGACGGCGAGTCGGAGCTGAGGAGGCGCTTTGAGCTGGCGCAGTCGACGTGGGAAgatgtttgggttggggtgggcGCCGTGGTGTTTCTGTTTGGGGTGTTGTGTGTGGGGATGTGGCTGGTTAGGGGGGTTCTTACGGTTTTGGGAGTGGTGAAGGCGGTGGGTAGGGGGTTGAGTGTTGTGGCTGGATTTTGA
- a CDS encoding hypothetical protein (COG:S; EggNog:ENOG503PD4U) — protein MAEGLQRLPPPLHIQTTGGGNTKSSNPSPSISATNSPTASSVITTASTTTASGHIKKRTRASRPKVRTGCITWIDSKIRRVKCGEEKPACLRCTSTGRTCDGYDKGSSSAYARYRSSPADPTRTAELAKVEFVKACQWSEALRSMRRIAPADIDGTDTEKRFFGRFRSNSSTWFDPSTPQHLSHYTVFWNKVISPSTNCCQDEAVKHAVVALGAAHTLVQFPDQKVLDGFTRDALEVFVIQQYNKSIAKLQRHVGSTGPDSVRITLICCLAFIFLETVRSKHSVAVTHLVNGLRILQSMPFNVFDCLSDTSIFVWPPLGTSHQRDGLEMPDIIRLFARLEVTSCFFTTAIHPVVSEKSYVSRVYDDGASLQTAEGPTVILDTKEARKLMATFQHDTMAFLHKLSASTIRPEGRQSACLRARAKRLGPIISEFFARFGSIAPNTPDLYILLLDLLYFKTALFLVSRIPSLPPKRPPMFPPSLALNPFLISYTPPTPLPAAPSPRTSHPNLSLSSLQQGIIEADDEEGDVEQEMEWESLLHDMLSLARSLTTSPIGQKMRPWSRSTTVTMTSKHQSPSTHSSSFSSSSSSSSQVKISVPVPGAPIPAPAPAPAPAPVITTIKKEPSPPAAVLSSIVPTTTAAQDSTNNSNSNNNNNNNNNNNNNNNNDNNNPKPTTDTLLSGPLYTIALHTTNHITKNKAVDLLVENINPCSLTSQPTMGTSPTPNKSGEGMGMGMGMKEVVKGVIEQERQVIEEGGWMGLINSRGGQGGKWYDAPRELSGGVGGLPRVWDALVGGGDGHGGGGDGEDNEGIGEGGFNEVIEGRGRSWSGSQGGGW, from the exons ATGGCCGAGGGGCTGCAGAgattgccgccgccgcttcaTATACAGACGACCGGAGGGGGAAATACCAAAAGCAGCAACCCGAGCCCCTCGATATCGGCGACGAATTCTCCAACGGCATCATCAGTGATAACAACAGCTTCGACCACCACAGCCTCGGGTCACATCAAGAAGCGGACGAGAGCGAGCAGACCAAAAGTCAGGACCGGTTGCATCACCTG GATCGACAGCAA GATCCGTCGGGTGAAGTGTGGAGAAGAGAAGCCAGCTTGTCTTCGGTGCACGTCGACGGGGAGGACGTGTGATGGCTACGACAAGGGTTCTAGCTCGGCCTACGCCCGCTACCGGTCCTCGCCTGCCGACCCAACGCGCACTGCCGAGCTGGCCAAGGTGGAATTCGTAAAGGCGTGTCAATGGAGCGAGGCGTTGCGGTCGATGCGCCGGATTGCGCCGGCTGACATTGACGGGACCGACACGGAAAAACGCTTCTTTGGCCGGTTTCGTTCCAACTCTTCCACGTGGTTTGACCCGAGCACGCCGCAGCACCTGTCTCATTATACCGTATTCTGGAACAAGGTGATATCGCCATCGACGAATTGCTGTCAGGATGAGGCGGTCAAGCACGCCGTGGTGGCCCTCGGGGCGGCTCACACGTTGGTTCAGTTTCCAGACCAAAAGGTCCTCGACGGCTTCACCCGCGACGCACTGGAGGTGTTTGTTATTCAGCAGTACAACAAATCCATCGCAAAGCTGCAACGACATGTCGGTTCGACGGGTCCGGATTCGGTCAGAATTACACTCATCTGCTGTCTGGCGTTTATATTTCTCGAAACCGTCAGGTCGAAGCACTCGGTGGCCGTGACTCACCTTGTCAATGGTCTTCGAATATTACAGAGCATGCCGTTTAATGTCTTCGACTGCCTATCCGACACATCAATATTTGTGTGGCCACCACTGGGCACGAGTCATCAGAGAGACGGATTGGAAATGCCCGACATCATTCGGTTATTTGCCCGGCTAGAAGTCACGTCGTGTTTCTTCACGACAGCTATCCACCCGGTCGTTTCGGAGAAGTCGTACGTCTCGAGGGTATACGACGACGGCGCGAGCCTACAGACGGCCGAGGGGCCAACAGTGATATTAGACACGAAGGAGGCTAGAAAACTAATGGCCACCTTCCAACACGACACCATGGCCTTTTTGCACAAGCTCTCCGCCTCGACCATCCGACCCGAAGGTCGCCAATCAGCCTGCCTCCGAGCCAGAGCAAAACGTCTCGGCCCTATTATCTCCGAGTTCTTCGCCCGATTCGGCTCCATCGCGCCCAACACACCAGACCTGtacattcttcttcttgacctcctctACTTCAAAACAGCCTTGTTTCTGGTGTCGAGGATACCATCCCTCCCGCCAAAACGACCACCCATGTTCCCACCCTCTCTggccctcaaccccttcttAATCAGCtacacccctcccacccccctacccgctgctccctcccctcgcACCTCGCACCCAAATTTAAGTCTGAGCTCCCTCCAGCAAGGGATAATcgaagccgacgacgaggaaggggatgtaGAGCAGGAAATGGAATGGGAATCTCTCTTACATGACATGCTCTCCTTGGCACGCAGCTTGACAACTAGCCCGATAGGTCAAAAAATGCGCCCCTGGTCCCGGTCTACTACGGTCACCATGACCAGCAAACACCAAAGTCCATCAactcactcctcctccttctcctcctcctcttcctcctcctcccaagtcAAGATATCAGTCCCCGTCCCCGGGGCACCAATAcccgcccctgcccctgcccctgcccctgcccctgtgatcaccaccatcaagaaagaaccctcacccccggcggcggtgttATCATCAATAGTaccgacaacaacagcagcgcAGGATtcgaccaacaacagcaacagcaacaacaacaacaacaacaacaacaacaacaacaacaacaacaacaacgacaacaacaaccccaaaccaacaaccgACACTTTGCTCTCTGGCCCGCTGTACACCATAGCGCTGCACACAAcaaatcacatcaccaaaaacaagGCTGTCGACCTCTTGGTGGAGAATATAAACCCTTGCAGTCTGACATCTCAGCCAACCATGGGGACAAGTCCTACGCCTAACAAAagcggggaggggatgggaatgggaatgggaatgaaggaggttgtcaagggGGTGATTGAGCAAGAGAGGCAGGttattgaggagggggggtggatggggttgattaATTCGCGGGGCGGACAGGGGGGGAAGTGGTATGATGCTCCGAGGGAGTTGagcggaggggttggggggttgccTAGGGTTTGGGATGcgctggttggtggtggggatggacatgggggaggtggtgatggggaggataatgaggggattggggaggggggttttaATGAGGTtattgaggggagggggaggagttggagtgGGAGtcagggggggggttggtga
- a CDS encoding hypothetical protein (COG:U; EggNog:ENOG503Q37U) gives MAVSLTRYHQTTIMQAYTLPTRSYRRDDNTTASEPPLDLQTPSSDSYYSNRRSTTPLPFIRHHRNRRRLNQTIRNAGSSQENRPDNKENNPSNLPSYYSTYSLPRKPSPSPPPTERVRSPYRHRTFSFESPPASPELVVYANQGGLDLSCASPRDDLARHGIIHAQIRSASSTYPSDERAQSPVSPPLTLGRKILSSLAGYGFSEADFDADASSEGGDDDGVEEGLYPGEKRLSREEGEIARVISAAKSSPPGVQSQVWGGAVFNFPAPPGEGEKEEDEGFALPAPESPLLVGLAVEDRMEQEGADEDASTRCLPRVSTAFSGFEGEHSSFVPPLQEEEQEHVSFGMQLRERISGHFRRGNGNHHHHHHRHHRHHHHHYKSGGSRAGGGGCGKGLDRFKEESSKTNVGTDVKRWFVRGLKAGRKGVRRVKRGLNHHGDGDKGREGKMKREMRRVDEKLERERGKLRKKPRREGKGNKMEGLRGRIWGLLV, from the exons ATGGCAGTCAGTCTTACAAGATATCATCAAACCACTATCATGCAAGCATAcaccctcccaacccgcAGCTACCGCcgcgacgacaacaccaccgcttccGAACCACCCCTCGACCTCCAGACCCCCTCCAGCGACTCTTATTACAGTAACAGGcgctcaacaacccccctccccttcatccgccaccaccgcaaccgcCGCCGTCTCAAC CAAACCATTCGCAATGCCGGGTCCTCCCAGGAGAACCGCCCCGACAACAAGgaaaacaacccctccaacctcccgtCATATTACTCAAcctactccctcccccgTAAACCCAGCCCCAGTCCCCCCCCGACAGAGCGAGTGAGATCTCCCTACCGCCACAGAACCTTCTCTTTTGAATCCCCGCCTGCATCTCCAGAGCTGGTGGTGTACGCCAACCAAGGGGGGTTAGATCTCTCTTGTGCATCCCCAAGGGATGATCTCGCCCGACATGGTATCATCCACGCCCAAATCCGATCAGCATCATCCACCTACCCCTCCGACGAACGGGCCCAAAGTCCTGTCTCCCCGCCGTTGACGCTTGGGAGGAAAATATTGTCTAGTCTGGCGGGATATGGATTCAGCGAGGCGGAttttgatgctgatgcttcttcggaggggggggatgacgaTGGAGTAGAGGAGGGGTTGTACCCcggggagaagaggttgagccgagaggagggggagattgCAAGGGTTATATCCGCCGCgaaatcatcaccacctggTGTCCAGAGTCAGGTCTGGGGTGGGGCGGTGTTTAACTTTCCAGCACCGCccggggaaggggaaaaggaagaggacgagggttTTGCTTTGCCGGCGCCGGAGTcacctcttcttgttgggcTGGCGGTTGAGGACAGGATGGAACAGGAGGGAGCGGATGAGGATGCTTCCACGAGGTGTTTACCCAGGGTGAGCACTGCATTTTCGGGGTTTGAAGGGGAGCATTCTTCTTTCGTACCGCCGCTgcaagaagaggagcaaGAGCATGTTTCTTTTGGGATGcagttgagggagaggattaGTGGGCATTTCCGGAGGGGAAATGgtaatcatcatcatcatcatcatcgtcatcatcgtcatcatcatcatcattacaAGTCGGGCGGCTCGagggctgggggtggtggttgcgggaAGGGTTTGGATCGGTTCAAGGAAGAAAGCTCAAAGACAAATGTTGGGACGGATGTGAAGAGGTGGTTTGTGAGGGGGCtcaaggcggggaggaagggggttagGAGGGTCAAGAGGGGGTTGAATCATCATGGGGATGGCGAcaaggggagggaagggaagatgAAAAGGGAGATGAGGCGGGTGGATGAGAAgcttgagagggagagggggaagttgaggaagaagcccaggagggaggggaaggggaacaagatggagggtttgaggggacggatttgggggttgttggtgtag